One part of the Dermacentor andersoni chromosome 2, qqDerAnde1_hic_scaffold, whole genome shotgun sequence genome encodes these proteins:
- the LOC126542779 gene encoding uncharacterized protein isoform X3 — translation MWLTRTLSTPKRCSTCNKMVYFTGIRCKQCGALSHESCANHSPHWCSPVTVVDMGRHGAAGNHPPQDAAEDRCEEWRFSSVGHEVLTVSPLMGQPFLFGSGDPGTAAPAAQLQPALPSAPPRSPTLAVTGLLKVVHWLSQRRKATRPNAGKQHGRSRLADEQLARKKHKVLSSHQPAAVTPPCTCHTRKASFAAGILSPNGSLSSSGYISSSASSAVQTPSDTELDCRGGGRAHLEGGHPCRLHPTRGAGLVRQNAVISEHGRTGRQWLANKARTLSLETKANDVEKLCATWPPLGRSAGNPADNFPEEPESGIEESEQEDKSKNQSTNIKDTLGEWCVPYKDVEFKERLRQGRETDVYRGRWHGEVLIYTFRHTKEQNVMRFWEEVGKLSMIRHENIALFMGACAEPPQYAIITSMKKGPSLFEHIHIKKHHLSFHTKVNIARQIVQGMGYLHAKGIVHKSLTSKNVILESRVKLCLMDQGLAERVHDLSDRGCLARGHLTYLAPELMCQLRVEPPNVFSDCEPSQESDLYAFGTILYELIAEAFPFGFQHPHSVIWQIASGQQQPLNHLQCTGSFKTLIHECWFKAPEARPSFVTIGRQLQENVTLHRKHSSSEPDRLHHSGLAIGRQPLCS, via the exons GTTGACCCGCACGCTTTCGACGCCCAAGCGCTGCTCCACATGCAACAAGATGGTGTACTTCACAGGCATCCGCTGCAAGCAGTGCGG GGCGCTTTCGCACGAGTCGTGCGCCAACCACAGCCCCCACTGGTGCTCGCCGGTCACCGTTGTCGACATGGGACGCCACGGCGCCGCGGGAAACCACCCACCACAGGATGCAG CCGAAGACCGCTGCGAGGAGTGGCGCTTCTCGAGCGTTGGCCACGAGGTACTCACCGTGAGCCCGCTGATGGGCCAGCCGTTCCTTTTCGGCAGCGGCGATCCCGGCACTGCGGCGCCCGCTGCTCAGCTGCAGCCGGCGCTGCCGTCGGCGCCGCCCCGGTCCCCGACGCTGGCTGTGACGGGACTGCTGAAGGTAGTCCACTGGCTCTCCCAGAGGCGCAAGGCTACGCGGCCTAACGCCGGCAAGCAGCACGGCCGCTCACGGCTGGCCGACGAGCAGCTGGCGCGCAAAAAGCACAAGGTCCTGAGCTCGCACCAGCCGGCTGCGGTCACGCCGCCCTGCACGTGCCACACGCGCAAGGCTTCGTTCGCTGCCGGCATCCTGTCGCCCAACGGCAGCCTCTCGTCGAGCGGCTACATCTCGTCGTCGGCCTCGTCGGCCGTGCAGACGCCGTCGGACACCGAGCTCGACTGCCGCGGCGGCGGCCGGGCGCACCTCGAAGGTGGCCACCCCTGCCGGCTGCACCCGACGCGCGGCGCCGGCCTGGTGCGCCAGAACGCGGTGATCAGCGAGCACGGCCGCACGGGCCGCCAGTGGCTGGCCAACAAGGCCCGCACACTCAGCCTCGAGACTAAGGCCAACGACGTTGAAAAGCTCTGCGCTACGTGGCCCCCTCTGGGAAGGTCAGCTGGAAATCCAGCAG ATAACTTTCCTGAAGAACCAGAGTCTGGCATTGAAGAGAGTGAACAGGAAGACAAATCAAA AAATCAGAGCACCAACATCAAGGACACGTTAGGTGAATGGTGTGTGCCGTACAAGGATGTGGAGTTCAAGGAACGGCTACGACAAGGCAGGGAGACAGATGTTTACAG GGGACGTTGGCATGGTGAAGTTCTCATCTATACCTTTCGACACACCAAAGAACAAAATGTGATGAGATTTTGGGAGGAAGTTGGCAAGCTCAGCATGATCCGTCATGAAAACATTGCACTTTTCATGGGTGCGTGTGCAGAACCACCACAGTATGCAATCATCACCAG CATGAAGAAAGGCCCATCACTGTTTGAACACATCCATATCAAGAAGCACCACCTCTCATTCCACACCAAGGTCAATATTGCAAGACAGATCGTGCAG GGCATGGGCTACTTGCATGCCAAAGGCATTGTGCACAAGAGCCTCACGTCCAAGAATGTGATTTTGGAGAGCCGAGTCAAGCTGTGCCTCATGGATCAAGGTCTTGCGGAGAGAGTCCATGACCTGTCTGATCGTGGCTGCCTTGCACGGGGCCACCTCACCTACCTGGCTCCTGAACTGATGTGCCAACTGAGAGTGGAGCCACCAAATGTCTTCTCAGACTGTGAACCGTCACAAGAGTCGGACCTTTACGCCTTTGG GACAATCTTGTATGAACTGATTGCTGAAGCCTTCCCATTTGGCTTTCAACACCCACACTCAGTCATTTGGCAGATTGCATCTGGGCAGCAACAGCCACTGAACCACCTTCAGTGCACTGGGAGCTTCAAG ACACTGATCCATGAATGCTGGTTCAAGGCTCCTGAAGCTCGGCCCTCTTTTGTCACGATTGGACGACAGCTCCAGGAAAAT
- the LOC126542779 gene encoding uncharacterized protein isoform X1: MVVLCLVYSRPVRPDSRPRRLRHCHFVVSDEEEDSGKVVVRTRLTRTLSTPKRCSTCNKMVYFTGIRCKQCGALSHESCANHSPHWCSPVTVVDMGRHGAAGNHPPQDAAEDRCEEWRFSSVGHEVLTVSPLMGQPFLFGSGDPGTAAPAAQLQPALPSAPPRSPTLAVTGLLKVVHWLSQRRKATRPNAGKQHGRSRLADEQLARKKHKVLSSHQPAAVTPPCTCHTRKASFAAGILSPNGSLSSSGYISSSASSAVQTPSDTELDCRGGGRAHLEGGHPCRLHPTRGAGLVRQNAVISEHGRTGRQWLANKARTLSLETKANDVEKLCATWPPLGRSAGNPADNFPEEPESGIEESEQEDKSKNQSTNIKDTLGEWCVPYKDVEFKERLRQGRETDVYRGRWHGEVLIYTFRHTKEQNVMRFWEEVGKLSMIRHENIALFMGACAEPPQYAIITSMKKGPSLFEHIHIKKHHLSFHTKVNIARQIVQGMGYLHAKGIVHKSLTSKNVILESRVKLCLMDQGLAERVHDLSDRGCLARGHLTYLAPELMCQLRVEPPNVFSDCEPSQESDLYAFGTILYELIAEAFPFGFQHPHSVIWQIASGQQQPLNHLQCTGSFKTLIHECWFKAPEARPSFVTIGRQLQENVTLHRKHSSSEPDRLHHSGLAIGRQPLCS; the protein is encoded by the exons ATGGTCGTACTCTGCCTGGTCTACTCGCGGCCCGTGCGGCCGGACAGCAGGCCCAGGAGACTGCGTCACTGCCACTTCGTTGTTTCGGACGAGGAAGAAGACTCCGGCAAGGTCGTCGTTCGCACCAG GTTGACCCGCACGCTTTCGACGCCCAAGCGCTGCTCCACATGCAACAAGATGGTGTACTTCACAGGCATCCGCTGCAAGCAGTGCGG GGCGCTTTCGCACGAGTCGTGCGCCAACCACAGCCCCCACTGGTGCTCGCCGGTCACCGTTGTCGACATGGGACGCCACGGCGCCGCGGGAAACCACCCACCACAGGATGCAG CCGAAGACCGCTGCGAGGAGTGGCGCTTCTCGAGCGTTGGCCACGAGGTACTCACCGTGAGCCCGCTGATGGGCCAGCCGTTCCTTTTCGGCAGCGGCGATCCCGGCACTGCGGCGCCCGCTGCTCAGCTGCAGCCGGCGCTGCCGTCGGCGCCGCCCCGGTCCCCGACGCTGGCTGTGACGGGACTGCTGAAGGTAGTCCACTGGCTCTCCCAGAGGCGCAAGGCTACGCGGCCTAACGCCGGCAAGCAGCACGGCCGCTCACGGCTGGCCGACGAGCAGCTGGCGCGCAAAAAGCACAAGGTCCTGAGCTCGCACCAGCCGGCTGCGGTCACGCCGCCCTGCACGTGCCACACGCGCAAGGCTTCGTTCGCTGCCGGCATCCTGTCGCCCAACGGCAGCCTCTCGTCGAGCGGCTACATCTCGTCGTCGGCCTCGTCGGCCGTGCAGACGCCGTCGGACACCGAGCTCGACTGCCGCGGCGGCGGCCGGGCGCACCTCGAAGGTGGCCACCCCTGCCGGCTGCACCCGACGCGCGGCGCCGGCCTGGTGCGCCAGAACGCGGTGATCAGCGAGCACGGCCGCACGGGCCGCCAGTGGCTGGCCAACAAGGCCCGCACACTCAGCCTCGAGACTAAGGCCAACGACGTTGAAAAGCTCTGCGCTACGTGGCCCCCTCTGGGAAGGTCAGCTGGAAATCCAGCAG ATAACTTTCCTGAAGAACCAGAGTCTGGCATTGAAGAGAGTGAACAGGAAGACAAATCAAA AAATCAGAGCACCAACATCAAGGACACGTTAGGTGAATGGTGTGTGCCGTACAAGGATGTGGAGTTCAAGGAACGGCTACGACAAGGCAGGGAGACAGATGTTTACAG GGGACGTTGGCATGGTGAAGTTCTCATCTATACCTTTCGACACACCAAAGAACAAAATGTGATGAGATTTTGGGAGGAAGTTGGCAAGCTCAGCATGATCCGTCATGAAAACATTGCACTTTTCATGGGTGCGTGTGCAGAACCACCACAGTATGCAATCATCACCAG CATGAAGAAAGGCCCATCACTGTTTGAACACATCCATATCAAGAAGCACCACCTCTCATTCCACACCAAGGTCAATATTGCAAGACAGATCGTGCAG GGCATGGGCTACTTGCATGCCAAAGGCATTGTGCACAAGAGCCTCACGTCCAAGAATGTGATTTTGGAGAGCCGAGTCAAGCTGTGCCTCATGGATCAAGGTCTTGCGGAGAGAGTCCATGACCTGTCTGATCGTGGCTGCCTTGCACGGGGCCACCTCACCTACCTGGCTCCTGAACTGATGTGCCAACTGAGAGTGGAGCCACCAAATGTCTTCTCAGACTGTGAACCGTCACAAGAGTCGGACCTTTACGCCTTTGG GACAATCTTGTATGAACTGATTGCTGAAGCCTTCCCATTTGGCTTTCAACACCCACACTCAGTCATTTGGCAGATTGCATCTGGGCAGCAACAGCCACTGAACCACCTTCAGTGCACTGGGAGCTTCAAG ACACTGATCCATGAATGCTGGTTCAAGGCTCCTGAAGCTCGGCCCTCTTTTGTCACGATTGGACGACAGCTCCAGGAAAAT
- the LOC126542779 gene encoding uncharacterized protein isoform X2 yields MEGVSRRLTRTLSTPKRCSTCNKMVYFTGIRCKQCGALSHESCANHSPHWCSPVTVVDMGRHGAAGNHPPQDAAEDRCEEWRFSSVGHEVLTVSPLMGQPFLFGSGDPGTAAPAAQLQPALPSAPPRSPTLAVTGLLKVVHWLSQRRKATRPNAGKQHGRSRLADEQLARKKHKVLSSHQPAAVTPPCTCHTRKASFAAGILSPNGSLSSSGYISSSASSAVQTPSDTELDCRGGGRAHLEGGHPCRLHPTRGAGLVRQNAVISEHGRTGRQWLANKARTLSLETKANDVEKLCATWPPLGRSAGNPADNFPEEPESGIEESEQEDKSKNQSTNIKDTLGEWCVPYKDVEFKERLRQGRETDVYRGRWHGEVLIYTFRHTKEQNVMRFWEEVGKLSMIRHENIALFMGACAEPPQYAIITSMKKGPSLFEHIHIKKHHLSFHTKVNIARQIVQGMGYLHAKGIVHKSLTSKNVILESRVKLCLMDQGLAERVHDLSDRGCLARGHLTYLAPELMCQLRVEPPNVFSDCEPSQESDLYAFGTILYELIAEAFPFGFQHPHSVIWQIASGQQQPLNHLQCTGSFKTLIHECWFKAPEARPSFVTIGRQLQENVTLHRKHSSSEPDRLHHSGLAIGRQPLCS; encoded by the exons GTTGACCCGCACGCTTTCGACGCCCAAGCGCTGCTCCACATGCAACAAGATGGTGTACTTCACAGGCATCCGCTGCAAGCAGTGCGG GGCGCTTTCGCACGAGTCGTGCGCCAACCACAGCCCCCACTGGTGCTCGCCGGTCACCGTTGTCGACATGGGACGCCACGGCGCCGCGGGAAACCACCCACCACAGGATGCAG CCGAAGACCGCTGCGAGGAGTGGCGCTTCTCGAGCGTTGGCCACGAGGTACTCACCGTGAGCCCGCTGATGGGCCAGCCGTTCCTTTTCGGCAGCGGCGATCCCGGCACTGCGGCGCCCGCTGCTCAGCTGCAGCCGGCGCTGCCGTCGGCGCCGCCCCGGTCCCCGACGCTGGCTGTGACGGGACTGCTGAAGGTAGTCCACTGGCTCTCCCAGAGGCGCAAGGCTACGCGGCCTAACGCCGGCAAGCAGCACGGCCGCTCACGGCTGGCCGACGAGCAGCTGGCGCGCAAAAAGCACAAGGTCCTGAGCTCGCACCAGCCGGCTGCGGTCACGCCGCCCTGCACGTGCCACACGCGCAAGGCTTCGTTCGCTGCCGGCATCCTGTCGCCCAACGGCAGCCTCTCGTCGAGCGGCTACATCTCGTCGTCGGCCTCGTCGGCCGTGCAGACGCCGTCGGACACCGAGCTCGACTGCCGCGGCGGCGGCCGGGCGCACCTCGAAGGTGGCCACCCCTGCCGGCTGCACCCGACGCGCGGCGCCGGCCTGGTGCGCCAGAACGCGGTGATCAGCGAGCACGGCCGCACGGGCCGCCAGTGGCTGGCCAACAAGGCCCGCACACTCAGCCTCGAGACTAAGGCCAACGACGTTGAAAAGCTCTGCGCTACGTGGCCCCCTCTGGGAAGGTCAGCTGGAAATCCAGCAG ATAACTTTCCTGAAGAACCAGAGTCTGGCATTGAAGAGAGTGAACAGGAAGACAAATCAAA AAATCAGAGCACCAACATCAAGGACACGTTAGGTGAATGGTGTGTGCCGTACAAGGATGTGGAGTTCAAGGAACGGCTACGACAAGGCAGGGAGACAGATGTTTACAG GGGACGTTGGCATGGTGAAGTTCTCATCTATACCTTTCGACACACCAAAGAACAAAATGTGATGAGATTTTGGGAGGAAGTTGGCAAGCTCAGCATGATCCGTCATGAAAACATTGCACTTTTCATGGGTGCGTGTGCAGAACCACCACAGTATGCAATCATCACCAG CATGAAGAAAGGCCCATCACTGTTTGAACACATCCATATCAAGAAGCACCACCTCTCATTCCACACCAAGGTCAATATTGCAAGACAGATCGTGCAG GGCATGGGCTACTTGCATGCCAAAGGCATTGTGCACAAGAGCCTCACGTCCAAGAATGTGATTTTGGAGAGCCGAGTCAAGCTGTGCCTCATGGATCAAGGTCTTGCGGAGAGAGTCCATGACCTGTCTGATCGTGGCTGCCTTGCACGGGGCCACCTCACCTACCTGGCTCCTGAACTGATGTGCCAACTGAGAGTGGAGCCACCAAATGTCTTCTCAGACTGTGAACCGTCACAAGAGTCGGACCTTTACGCCTTTGG GACAATCTTGTATGAACTGATTGCTGAAGCCTTCCCATTTGGCTTTCAACACCCACACTCAGTCATTTGGCAGATTGCATCTGGGCAGCAACAGCCACTGAACCACCTTCAGTGCACTGGGAGCTTCAAG ACACTGATCCATGAATGCTGGTTCAAGGCTCCTGAAGCTCGGCCCTCTTTTGTCACGATTGGACGACAGCTCCAGGAAAAT